The genomic interval CGGCGGTTCAACTGCAACCTTCACAGTAACAAGAAGAATTTCTCCGGGAGGCTATGTAGATACACAAACAATTACAAATTTAGCATCAGGCGGCAGTCAGGTTGTTAACTTTACAAACTGGAGCTATACTGTAAATACATTATATACAATTAAAGATTCAGTTTATATTTCAGGTGATGTAAATCATGCCAATGATACATTAACCGGATTTTTAACATATGCCACACCTAAAACAACATTGGTGTATAATGTTGACCAAAGAAGCAGAGACTCAATTGTTACTCATTTAAATGCTTCCGGTCTTTCCGGCCAATATAACGAAACCTCAACCTTTCCATCAATTAGTTTGTCAAACTGGACAACTCTTATCGTAGGATTTGGAAATGGTTCATCATGGTCTGCTGCATTCAGAGATTCATTAAAAGCTTATCTTGATGGCTCAACTGCTCCGAATAAAAGAACTCTTATTATTTTTGGTAATGACTTAGGGTATGCTAACGACCCGAGAAGAAATGCATCTGCCTTAGCAGGTGATACAGTTTTCTACAGACAATATTTACATGCTCAATACTGGACTGATGACTGGGTAGATAACTTCACAGCTTCAGATAGTACATTAAAAGGTATTGTTTCACCTTTCACATCAATCACTGGACAAAGAGTTAACGATCCATATCCGGATTGTGTAGCACCGGCAACATGGAATACAGGCTCAGGTACATTAACATCTGCATTAATTCCTGTCACTGAATCCGGCGACGGAGATTCTTGTGCAGCTATTGCTTACAGCGGAACAAACTATAACGTATTCTACGGTTCAAATGTTTATTACGGATATGTGCCGACCGTCAGCGGAGCTCTTTCACCGCAGGGCGTTGTATTCAATATCATCAGAAATTATGTTGAAAATAACGGCGGTCAACTTCCAGTTGAGTTAGCTTCGTTCACATCTTCTATCGATAACAGAAAAGTAACATTGAACTGGTCAACAACTAATGAAGAGAACAATGCAGGATTTGAAATCGAAAGAAAATTAACAAGCGCAACAGTATGGACAACTGCAGGACATGTAAACGGCGCAGGAAATTCCAACACTGTAAGAAGCTATTCATTCTCAGATAACAATCTTAGCACAGGAAAATATAACTACAGACTGAAACAAGTTGACTTCAACGGTAACTTCAAATATTATGATTTAGCAAATGAAGTAAACATCGGAGTTCCAAACAAATTCAATTTAGCTCAGAACTATCCGAATCCTTTCAACCCGACAACAAATATTAATTACGACTTACCTTTCGATAGCAAGGTCGCAATCAAAATATTTGATATCACAGGCAGAGAGGTTGCTTCAATAGTAAACCAGGTTCAGCCTGCAGGTTTCTACTCTGTAAACTTTAACGCATCAGTACTTTCAAGCGGAGTTTACTTCTATCAGATAAACGCTGATGGCGGTAACCAGAACTTCGTTAAGACAATGAAGATGATGTTAGTCAAATAACAATTAGTAATTTACAATTAACAGATCAATACATCTTTAATTTTATAAAAACTCCCGATGGTGAATGCCATCGGGAGTTTTTTTTTGTTAATTGATGAACCGGCAGGAGCATTTTTTTATTGAATACCCTCTTATAATCCACGCTTTATACCTATTATTTACCTATCTCTTTAATAAATTAGTCTTTAAATTTCATTTGCAGCTCAATTTATTTAAAAGGAAACTAGACTATGAGATTTCTTTTCCTACTTTTCTTACCACTACTATTTATTACTCCTATTCAGGCACAAAACGGATGGATGCAGGTTTACAGCAAACCAGGACTTACTTTAAAAAAAGCATTCTTCATAAATCAAAGTACAGGCTGGATTTGCGGAGATTCTGGTAGAATTGTAAAAACAACTAACGGCGGATTTACATGGAGTCTGTACGAATCCGGCTCATCGCATGCTTTCAACGATATTTTCTTCATAGATGAAAATAAAGGCTGGGCAGTTGGGGGGACAAAGAACAGTAGCGGTTTTAGTTATACTGTTGTGGCTTTTACAAATGATGGAGGTAATTTCTGGAACGTAAGTACCGGAATGAATTATAATAACGCAAATAAATTTGTGTATTTTTCAAACGCTTTGAACGGCTTTATACTTGCAGGAGGAAGCTCAGGAGGAAGCTTAACAGGCGCAGTTACAAAGACAACAAATGCAGGGGTAAGTTGGAACACCTCAGAGACAATAACCTCTTATAATCTTCTTAAAAAAGGAAACAGTGAAACAATATGGCTAGGTTATCAGAAATGGGCTGATGCAGGCTATTCCAACGGAGACTCTGTTTTTATTCAGACATCTACTAACGAAGGAAATACCTGGCAGACAAAATCAAAGTTTAACGGTTATCAGATTTTTGAAGTAAGTATGCAAAATGAAAACAGTATTGATTTTATTGTACGACCTTATGTTTCAGGAGGAAATAAATTATTGCTACGCTCTACTAACGGTGGAGTGAACTGGTTTGCCGATTCGCTGAATTTCGGTTTTACTGTAAGCGGAGTATCATTCATAAATAATAATACCGGATGGATTTCTGCAAACGGAAATTTATATAAAACTACAAATAACGGAGTTAACTGGATTAACCAGTTATCAGGATTTACAGGTACAGTTTTTATGAAAGACTCGGTAAATGGAATTTGCTATGGAAGTAACGGAAAAATTTTCATAACAGGGACAGGTGGTGTAACAAATATTATTTCCGGCAATGGGATGCCAAATGCTTTTTCCCTTTCACAAAATTATCCGAACCCGTTTAATCCATCTACAATTATCAGTTATCAATTAGCAATTAACAGCTTTGTACAATTTAAAATATATAATGCGCTTGGTAACGAAGTGCAGACTTTGGTAAACAAAAAACAAAATGCGGGAAGTTACTCTGTTGATTTCAACGCTACGTCGCTGCCGAGCGGAATTTATTTTTATAAACTTGTCACTGAAAAATTTTCAGAGACAAAGAAAATGATTTTAATAAAATAAAGACTAAATCACAGATTGCGATGATTTGAAATGATTAATATTATTTACAAAAATAGAATTTACTTTTCATTTGAATCATGATTCATCAGTGTAATCAGTGGTTAATACCACGAGTAAAGTAATTTTAATTAAGTAAGAATTGAGCTTTATATTCATAAATTTTATAACAAAATACTTTTTCCAAAAAGTTAAAACCGATGGAGGTTTTATGAGAAAATTATCTTTTATTTTTTTAACAATTTTTATTTTTGTAAGTGCTGAATCATACAGTCAATCTTCCGATTCCCCTATTCTTACAAAAGTAGTTCAGGTTTCTTATGATAGGAACTATTACGACTTACAGTCTAACGGCAGCCCTCAGCTTATCTGGCAGGATCCTGCTCATCCTTCAACGCTTTATACCGTTTATACAACTTCATCGCAGCTAACAGGATGGAATGACAGGTCCGTTAAATATTTTTATACTACCGATGGCGGTGATAACTGGTCAATAGCAGAAAGTGTTACATCAGGCGAAGTCAGCGATTACCCTGCAATCACCGGACTTAGCTCAGGTGCAATTATTATCGCATTAAATAAATACACTAATGGCATTGCGCAGACACAGATTTACCAGGAGCTTTTCCCTCAGATAGGAATTTTCTCAAACGCAAACCCCGGCGGCGCAAACAATAAGTACTTATGGCCGCGGATTGCCCCCACGGTAAACGGCAATCCTAATCAATATGTTTTTCTTGCTTCATCATCTTTTGAAGACTCCAGTTTCTACAATATAAAACTGACAAACTCATTTAAAGGATATAAGCAGTTAAACGCAAAAGCCGGTGAGAGTTATGCAATAGGAACAAGTACAAGCGGTCTTATTGGTATTGCCTATGTAGCAGGTGGAAACAATTCTGCTAACTATGGAGATGTTTTTTTTATGGAATCAAGCGATAACGGAAATACATTTTCAGTCCCGTTAAAAATCTTTGATGCAAATTTTTCAGGTGATTCGTTGGGAGGCTTCAAAGGAATTTCTATTACATACCAGGGTACTTTACCGCAGGTTGTATTTGAAACTGTAAAACAAAAAACAAACGGAGAGTATTTTCCGGAATCTCCGAGCAAAATAAGATACTGGTCAACAAATTTGCAGGGTGCAGACCCTAACCGTTCTATCGTCATCGCTGATACTTCAAAAGTAACTTTTGCCCCTGCTAAAGGAACGCTGGACTTTGAAGCTCCGCTTTGCAGACCTAGCATCGGCGTATCAGGCAAATATATTTTCTGCGCTTTCATTGCGCAAAGCACTACACTTGGCGGAAGCAATAACACAAGCTATAACGATATCTATCTTACATACTCTACAAACAATGGAGTTAACTGGACAAATCCCTCTAAAATTGCCGGAGGAGGGACAGTCCCCTACAGATATGACTTCACCGCTCCCAGTATTGTGCCCAATAATTATGTATCAGGCGCAGAGCCCGGAGGAGTTACATATTATCTGAACATGACTTTCCAGCGGGACAGCATTCCGGGAAGCAATGTGAATACAAATGATGCAGCAACCAATGCAAAACTATTTTATTATCAGAGGATGTTTATGTACGCGGCAGCTCCGGTGCTGGCTGCTCCGCCTAATAATAGTACAAATAATTCAGTCACTCCTGTTTTCAGCTGGAGCGGTGTTGGAGAGTACTATGTCCTGCAAGTTTCTCTTCAACCTGATTTTTCTTCAATCCTTCATGTACACTATGGGGATTTTAATGACGGAAATACATATCAAATGCCTCCCGGTATATTACAAAATGAAACAACTTATTACTGGAGAGTTATGTCATATTCTCAGGGAATTGAAGGACAATGGTCAACTATATTTAATTTCAGAACAGGAGTATCAGGGATAAATAATATTACATCCGAAATTCCAAAAGAGTATAAGCTTTATAATAATTATCCTAATCCTTTCAACCCAACAACAAAAATAAAATGGGATTTACCATTTTCAGGATTTGTAAAATTAAAGATATATAATGCAGTAGGTATTGAAGTTGAATCAATAGTGAACGAGAAACAAAATGCGGGAAGCTACGCGGTAGATTTCAATGCTGCTTCCCTGCCAAGCGGAATTTATTTTTATAAGCTTGTTACTGAA from Bacteroidota bacterium carries:
- a CDS encoding choice-of-anchor J domain-containing protein encodes the protein MKKIILFFIVMLTFISSMELKAQYTINEGFEGVTFPPANWTTKMYISGSVQWVRSTSQKNSGTASAFANYGPAAGNEVWLITPKVLVSTGDSISYWARKQYTSNYVPDSLTILISTTDTARSSFTTLYTIDVNTLPAPLAFGYRAASLNAYAGQQVYIAFKHYDQDGNGVWLDDVKAGQPASVDCGVSSVGTTGTVYSTGNNTVTPSGTVNNYGGSTATFTVTRRISPGGYVDTQTITNLASGGSQVVNFTNWSYTVNTLYTIKDSVYISGDVNHANDTLTGFLTYATPKTTLVYNVDQRSRDSIVTHLNASGLSGQYNETSTFPSISLSNWTTLIVGFGNGSSWSAAFRDSLKAYLDGSTAPNKRTLIIFGNDLGYANDPRRNASALAGDTVFYRQYLHAQYWTDDWVDNFTASDSTLKGIVSPFTSITGQRVNDPYPDCVAPATWNTGSGTLTSALIPVTESGDGDSCAAIAYSGTNYNVFYGSNVYYGYVPTVSGALSPQGVVFNIIRNYVENNGGQLPVELASFTSSIDNRKVTLNWSTTNEENNAGFEIERKLTSATVWTTAGHVNGAGNSNTVRSYSFSDNNLSTGKYNYRLKQVDFNGNFKYYDLANEVNIGVPNKFNLAQNYPNPFNPTTNINYDLPFDSKVAIKIFDITGREVASIVNQVQPAGFYSVNFNASVLSSGVYFYQINADGGNQNFVKTMKMMLVK
- a CDS encoding T9SS type A sorting domain-containing protein produces the protein MRFLFLLFLPLLFITPIQAQNGWMQVYSKPGLTLKKAFFINQSTGWICGDSGRIVKTTNGGFTWSLYESGSSHAFNDIFFIDENKGWAVGGTKNSSGFSYTVVAFTNDGGNFWNVSTGMNYNNANKFVYFSNALNGFILAGGSSGGSLTGAVTKTTNAGVSWNTSETITSYNLLKKGNSETIWLGYQKWADAGYSNGDSVFIQTSTNEGNTWQTKSKFNGYQIFEVSMQNENSIDFIVRPYVSGGNKLLLRSTNGGVNWFADSLNFGFTVSGVSFINNNTGWISANGNLYKTTNNGVNWINQLSGFTGTVFMKDSVNGICYGSNGKIFITGTGGVTNIISGNGMPNAFSLSQNYPNPFNPSTIISYQLAINSFVQFKIYNALGNEVQTLVNKKQNAGSYSVDFNATSLPSGIYFYKLVTEKFSETKKMILIK
- a CDS encoding T9SS type A sorting domain-containing protein — its product is MRKLSFIFLTIFIFVSAESYSQSSDSPILTKVVQVSYDRNYYDLQSNGSPQLIWQDPAHPSTLYTVYTTSSQLTGWNDRSVKYFYTTDGGDNWSIAESVTSGEVSDYPAITGLSSGAIIIALNKYTNGIAQTQIYQELFPQIGIFSNANPGGANNKYLWPRIAPTVNGNPNQYVFLASSSFEDSSFYNIKLTNSFKGYKQLNAKAGESYAIGTSTSGLIGIAYVAGGNNSANYGDVFFMESSDNGNTFSVPLKIFDANFSGDSLGGFKGISITYQGTLPQVVFETVKQKTNGEYFPESPSKIRYWSTNLQGADPNRSIVIADTSKVTFAPAKGTLDFEAPLCRPSIGVSGKYIFCAFIAQSTTLGGSNNTSYNDIYLTYSTNNGVNWTNPSKIAGGGTVPYRYDFTAPSIVPNNYVSGAEPGGVTYYLNMTFQRDSIPGSNVNTNDAATNAKLFYYQRMFMYAAAPVLAAPPNNSTNNSVTPVFSWSGVGEYYVLQVSLQPDFSSILHVHYGDFNDGNTYQMPPGILQNETTYYWRVMSYSQGIEGQWSTIFNFRTGVSGINNITSEIPKEYKLYNNYPNPFNPTTKIKWDLPFSGFVKLKIYNAVGIEVESIVNEKQNAGSYAVDFNAASLPSGIYFYKLVTEKFSETKKMILIK